AGAATACTCAAACACCTCTTACCTTTCCTAATTCAAAAACAGGAAATGGTGTTCTTACTTTTTTTAGGCCAAGGTCCAATTGGAAGCCCGTTTCACCACTAGGTAGTAGCAAGAAAGTTGAGATATGAGAGCCCAAGATTGCATCAACTTTGATTTGCACTACGTCCAGCTTATATTATAGTTTTCAATTATCCGACCACCCAGTTTAAAAAAGGTGTAAGTCTTCCCACGTATTGCAGCTTTTTTTTATTAAGATTGCAGCTTATAATAAGGTTGGAAGATCCAAACAATGCATTAAAAAACTTTTGTTGCAAAGTTCACTTAGCTACTAGTTTTGTACTTTGTCATTGCAAAATTCACTGCAAGCGGTTTTAGAAAGATGATATTGAAAGGCATGGATATATTGCCACGATCTCGTCCACGTCTTTAGCCTTTTGCAAACACTTTTATCAGCGACTTCAGTCACAATCATCAAATCAGAAAAACTAACGCATTCGTTGAACATACACACAATCTATAAGAAACCAGAACACTCAACTGTATAAAGTCTgcttcatttgttttttttaaacatCTGTGGTGCACAAATGCACAATACAGCCGGTTGGGTTGACCTTCAAAAACTATGTGTTGGACAACACTATCCAAAAAGAATGAATGTTCCCTTCATTCAGTCCAGATTCATTGCTACTTTGTTCAAAtcataaaaatagaaaaagataATATTATGTATGTGCTACCGATGAATACGTGCACCTCCTAGAATGAGTTGATACTGTGGATCATGGCTACATGCCCAtattagagcatctccagtagTTCCctaataaatatttttcaaaaaactaGGGATATCTTAATATAAAGTTACTTTTGCGGTCTCttaataatctcatcccaatccaactaccatattaAGAGAATCataactcctcctttatttagggagagttggggtgaattattggATTATTCCAATAATTATTTGGAAAAGGGAAAGGTAAAGAACTCCTGCCGTTCCAAATACTACGTCATTTTGACACTTTTAGGTTTATAGATGTTATTtatctagatatacattatgtctagggggtgtttggatctttagtccggactaaaatttatgtcacatcgaatattcagagactaattaggaggactaaatatgaactaattataaaactaattacacggatggaggctaattcccgagacgaatctattaagcctaattaatccatcattagcacatgtttactgtagtaccacattatcaaatcatggactaattaggcttaatagattcatctcacaaattagtctccatctgtgcaattattttataattagtaatacttctaattattatctaaatattcgatgtcataggaattttaggagctcctaaagaaataAACGGGACCtaatacatagtaaaaattgTAAATTTAAATATACTAAAACGATATAGGAACGACTACTAttggggacggaggaagtagttgGATCGGGGAAAAGAAATCGCTGGAGACGCTCTTAAATCGCTTCAAAAACGGAGACGACGAAGTGAAGAAAATTGTCTTCTGACTTCTAAGGCCAAGCAGTCTAGCAGAGTGCAGTGGTTGCAGCGCAGGGTCCACTTGTCCCGCGCTCGGCATATATACCCTGCGCCGGTCGGCCTCCGCAATCGACCACGGAGGCACCGGGCCGCAACTCGCAAGTGGGCCGCCTTCCTCGGCTTGTTCGCCCACCGGGTCCCGTGTCCTTCAATCCGACCCCATCCGCGAGCCCCGCGatgccggccggccagccgcaCGCGcacgaggccgccggcggcggcgggggtggcgccGCGAACCACTCCAACCATCACCATCTGGCGgcccactcgccgccgccgccccccgcgctCCCCGCGGAGGTGGTGCCGGCGTACCCGCCCCCGGAGTCGGAGGACGACGAGACCTGGGTCTGGACCCAGATCAAGGCGGAGGCCCGCCGCGACGCGGACGCGGAGCCGGCGCTCGCCTCCTTCCTCTACGCCACCGTGCTGTCCCACCCGTCCCTCCCGCGGTCCCTCTCCTTCCACCTCGCCAACAAGCTCTGCTCCTCTACCCTCCTCTCCACGCTCCTCTACGACCTCTTCCTCGCCACGCTCACCGCGCACCCCTCCCTCCgcgccgccatcgtcgccgacctcctcgccgccaGGTCCCGCGACCCCGCCTGCGTCGGGTTCTCGCACTGCCTCCTCAACTACAAGGGGTTCCTCGCCATCCAGGCACACCGCGTCGCGCACGTGCTCTGGGCGCAGCAGCGCCGCCCCCTCGCGCTCGCGCTCCAGTCCCGCGTCGCCGACGTATTCGCTGTCGAcatccaccccgccgccgtcatcgGGAAGGGCATCCTCCTCGACCACGCCACCGGCGTCGTCATCGGGGAGACGGCCGTTGTTGGCGACAACGTCTCGATCCTCCACCACGTCACCTTGGGTGGGACTGGCAAGGCGGTCGGCGACAGGCACCCCAAGATTGGGGACGGTGTGCTGATTGGCGCAGGAGCCACGATTCTTGGTAACGTCAAAATCGGTGCCGGGGCTAAGATTGGGGCCGGATCCGTGGTGCTGATAGATGTGCTGGCGAGGAGCACGGCGGTGGGTAACCCCGCGAGGCTGATTGGTGGGAAAAAGACGGAGGGTGAGAAGGACGAGGACATGCCGGGGGAGTCCATGGATCACACATCCTTCATACGGCAGTGGTCGGACTACACCATTTGAGAGCAATTTTACAAGGTCTATTACTCTCCCTCTGTATCATTAGTAGTGGTGATGTACCAAATAGTGATGTACTCTTTGTTGTGTGCTATGCTTTTGTCTGCGATGAACTGTACTGTAGAAGCATGGTTTTTTATGATCAATCGTTTTGTCAGCTGTGTGCCATGCTCAGATACTAATAAATTGAGATTGATGAATGAATAAAGTTGTATATCCATAGAGGAGTTGGTTGGGTTTTGCCACTGGCCTTATGTATCAAGCTCCAAGGACTGAATGAAGTGTATAAAGCGATATCTTATCTGATGGAGTGCCGGGATTCTATACTCTGTTATTTCTCTGATGCGGAAAGATTTTGTGACTTGAATAATCGAATGCGGTGCATTGTTCCCTCTAGAAGATGCTAATTCCTAGAATAACCAATGAGTTTGTTTTTCAAATTCTCTCTATGAATCAGTCAGCTTTAGTACTGCAAACATGTCATGAAATGTAGTTCTGGGGTAGTTTTAGTATTTTAGCAGCCACATTATCATTGTTTTGCCtgtgagaatttttttttaataatatctGCACTGCTACTCTTAGTTCTTTTGAGTAAAATGTTCAGAGGTGACTTTGTTTGGGGGTTAGTTGGAACATTTATTGAACTTAATGCAGATCTGTTGAGAAAATATTAAAAACTTTGTATATCTTAAGTAACTTTTCTTGCTTCTGCCAGTATGGATGTGGCTGTAGTTCATTCTCATTATTTTTCACATGTTTTCTTATCCATTCATTTTCTGGAAGGACATTTGATATGTTCTTGCTATCATTAAGGTATGCATGCTTTGTCTGTCCGATTTGTCTGGTGAGAGTATTTAATTACTGAATTTGTTAGTTCAAATTTTGGTAAACCTTCTCTTTAGATGTGTTTCTGTTAACTTTGGTTATTTGCTGTACTGATTAATGTTCAAGTGTTATCGTTAACAATGTGGAAGTGACTGCAGTTCAAATCACATGTGATCTGTCAGAGTCTCAGCACTAGGGACTTGTAAAAGTAACTCTTCAAAATCTGTTCGTTTCTGTGGAAAATTCTGTTCTTTTGGGAAAACATTTGAACCTTGGTATCTGTGATTTATTGGAATTATATagtaagtactccctccattccaaattataagtcattccaagaatcttggagagtcaaagcatctcaagtttgaccaaaattatagagaaaattataaagatttatgacatcaaataggtatactatgaaaatataattgatgaagaatctaatgatacttagttgacatcataaatgttattatattatcatataaatttggtcaaacttgagatgctttgactctccaagattcttggaatgacttataatttgggatggagggaatgacttataatttgggatggagggagtatttattcTTGGTTAGATTCTGTTTGGTGTTTATTTGTTCAAACTTCTGTGCAGTTTGGTATAAGTAGTTATTACACAAGGGGATTGTGTGAGGAGTATGAGAGGGAATCCAATCTAAAGAAACTATTACAGAGAACATGATAGTTAATGAAGAACCTCCATCATGCTCTTGTGCTCTAGTCATCAGAGTAATAGATTTTCAAGACAGGCCTACAGTGCTTTGCACTGTAAGAATAGTTCACCAAACATTAATTTATCATATTTTCAGCATGTATATAACTACCATTATTGGTGCGCTAACAACATTACCCAACACAGGTAGTTGCATTTTCTGCCTATCTGATTTTGGGTCCTTGAGCCTGAGGCTACAGAATGCGGCAGACTGCATTATTGTTAAGGCAGTGGAACTGGCAACCAAATTAGACCATATTCTTCTAACTGTTTGTAGTAATAATTTTTGGAACCAGAGGTCATCCCTCAAACCACATTTACATTTAGAACCTAATCCCAACCTTCTGCTAGTAATTCTTTGAACTaaccccccccacacacacagaCACACACCCCGCAAAAAAAATGGTAGGGATTTAGCTTAGTTAATTTCTTTGGAGATCTTCTAGTAAATCTTAATCTGCTACCAGTTCAGCCTTACAGTATCTTCCTTGTTAATAAGCATTTGTCCTTTTCTTGGTCGTACAGGAACATGGGTAACTCTGCCTTGTGATTTCTGAGTGGCATGTACTCAACATGGGTAGATGCTCAAATTAAGCCGCTGCCTTAGATACAGCAGCCATGGCTTGTTGCTGTTGGGTATCGCACATTGTTTTCTCGAAGGGTTGGATCTTGTGTGTTCCAATTGACCTagttgcttaaaaataagcataaAACTTTCTGGTTCTAGAACATCCTGGTGTCTGTACCACTCCTTACGTGCCAAGTTGATGCATCACATCCCTTATGCATTATTATAATATCTGAAAAGTATTATTGATTTGCTTAGATTTGCAGTGGCACTGAAGCATTACTGATTTTCTGTATTTTTTTAGTGTTGATAACTCTTGACACTCACCAAACATTATGTTTTCTTCCATTTGTAAGGATGGCAGCGGATCGGGTTTGGGACGGATATTCACGGGTTTCGGGAACGCGGGTTTCAGTTTTGGTTCTTAGTTTTCGCCGACGGATTTGCGTGTTCGGATACTCGAAATACTGtgggtttggagcgaattcttaaATTCAATTTCACCCGTGGAGCTTCAATCCACGGGCCTCGAAACATTCAGCCCACCTAGCAACTCTAGGTATATAAGCCTGAAATTcttgcttcatcttcatccGGTCCACCCGCACGGCCGCACTCTTGTCCCCCAGGCACCCTGCCGTCCCGCACCCAGCCACCAGCGAGCTGCCAATCCcgctcggcgcggcggcgccctgcACGGCGGCCGCATCCAGTCCGCCACTCCACCCGACACCTCCACTCTCGGGTTTCGGTTAATCTGTCGGGTTTCGGGGATCCGCGGGTTTCAGTTTCGGGGATGGATTTTTACCCGAATCGATGTTCGGGGCGGATTGAGGTTTTAGGTTCGGGTTTCGATTTTGGGTGCCCAGACACTCCACCCGATCCAAACCCGTCCCATTGCCATCCTTATCCATTTGGGATCAACATGAACAGTCAATCCTACTTTTTGTCTCTTTATTTCAACAACTACAGAATCTGGTTGTGCTCACATGTGCTTTGATGTCTCAACTGATGTTCTATTTTGTCAGCCCAAACTTCTTGTATACATGTGCTACTTTCTACTGATATTTGCAGCAGGGCATGCTTGATCCGAAGTAGAAATTCTCGTCACAGAGAGCAGAGGAAATTGCTCCAGGTATGGTCATCACTTCTCAATAGCGGATAGGAAGGACAATGATGCTTTTATAATGCTAAAAAATTGATTGATTGCATAATATTGTGTCTTAGTTTGGCAAATGTGGCTCAACTTGACTGGGCTACTTTTGGGGGAAAATAGGCTGACTACTTTTCAAACCAAGTTGCCCGTTTGTTGCATTCAGCCCATGAACACAAGCACTCAAGCCCAGAGGCGTTATCAAGTTTTGGATCCTAGGTGGCTGGGCATGCAAGTCACAGACTAGCAGGCTGCACCGTAATGGCACGACCCACATTATTGGTCAATCTTGAAAGTCAAGCACTGCGTGGAGGTCACATAGCGCCAAGGTGGCCCCCTCTCCTCTAGAAAAATGGCCAAAGAAATGTCACTCGATCTGCGTCCTAGAACAACCTTATCAGATTTATTTGAACTCTGTTTGTTGcacggactaaaatttaattCCTGTCATattcaatgtttagatactaattagaaggactattaattataaaatcaattcaCGAAtcgaggctaattcgcgagacgaatctattaaacctaattagtcataCGTactaatcatgaactaattagtatccgaatatccgatgtgacactagtTTAGTACCCTCGAACCTTTATGCCTAGGACCACTGCCGAGTCATGTCCGACCCTAAaatcaatgaaaaaaaaaacacccacAATAGCTTAGCCAGTCATGTTCCAACACTCTTCGGGTCTCCCCCACGGCCCCACCCCCGGCTCGACAGCTTGGCCACCCACCACTTTGGCTCACCACCGAATGCACAAGGGAACCGGGGGATCCATGCACACTATCAGTTCATGTTGCTTGCTTCATGTGCgttggagatttttttttcaagttcgCGTCCTCCCAATCTGATTTGTAGGGCTGGCTCGTGCTTTGAGCCACCCCTAGAAATTCGTTCTGTTTTCAGGAGCTTCGCACCTTACGAGCCGCCGtagaaatatatttttgcagaGGCGGTTCGTGGGATGAGCCGTCCCTAGGAATCAAGCTGGTTTGTATGGGTAGCTTGTTTTTAGCTATCTTTGGAAATTGATTTGTCGGTGCATGCCAATTCCCTTTTATTCATAGGAGCGGCTGTATTTTTGCTCGTTCTTGAAGAACAAAGAAGATGCTCTTGTAAATCGTTTTTAGTAGCATGAGCTACCACAACTAATCGGCCTCGTCGATGATTGTGTTGTCACTCGTCCGCAGGCGGTGCAACAGCTATAGTTCCTTTCTACACGGTTGTTGTAGTCTTCTTCTGTCACTTGGTGAACAGGAACCACTACTGCAAAGCACATCATATATATGTGCTGGCGCAAAAACCTCATCATTCACCGGCACCATGAAGTTGATGAGAATGGGGATTATTATTTATACCTATGTTGAAACACCACGAATACTTTATTATACTTGCTGATGGACAGTTGGACCGACGCGAATACCTTTGTATTCGAATCGGCTCTAATCACTGTTGACAAGATAATTATCTATGACTACCGGTGTTTGATTAGAACCGGTATGTTTGTTTCCCTGCTCCTGACGGTGTTTGTTAAGCactgacaagtttgtttaaCCTATTAGAAATATTGTCAAGCATGCAAAAAAATCGGATGTACTAGATGTCCATCAGATCTATGAGTACTAAATGAGCATTGTTACGAACGATTTACACATATAACGAGCACATAGATATCTGTTGGATATAGATCGGCGGTGATGCCTGCTGTCAACACCAACGCAGTGATGCCCATtgccaaaaaaataaaacacccattgccaaaaaaataaaatgaaatacaTGCACTGCGCTCCACAGGCTGCCGTCGCCGCTCCTCGGTCCCCGACCCCACGGGCCACCGTCGCCACCGTTCCTCACCCCCACGCACCGCTGCTCCCCAGCCCACCGGTCGCCACCACTCCTCGCTCCCCAGTGCTCCTCACTACAGCCATGAGCTGTGAGGGGCgcgcggagggggaggagaggggtggcAAGATCTTCTGGAGAGAGTGAGAGTGACtgagagaagggagaggggagggaacGCGCTGCGCAGGGAGAGAAGGGGATAGGGGGAGGTCATTTGTGCCTACAGATAAGGTCTTCCAGACTTCAAGGTGAGCTCAACTTTAGCTGATAAAAATTTAGGATCCGGATGCCCCTCTTCACCGATGGGTTGAATTACAAACCCGCGGTGATAATGTTCACCGCCGTTTCGTGTGGTTGGAACCGGCGGTGATATATGCTTTCGCCGCCGATTTTCACTGTGTCCACTCACTTAATAACCTGCTTGGTAGGGCTAGCTGAAAGCAGGTGAGCTGCGTTGTTTGAACGCTGAACCCAAGCACAGACAAGAGATTCGATGCCACCGCTCCCCTGTCACAACATAATGGCCTACTAGTGCTAGGTATATACCATAATTCATGCTTTCCTTTGGACGGATTCCTACTGATCATGAAACTGGAGACATTGGATGCAAAGTAAAATAAGGACATGCGAAAATAGAATCGAATGGTATCTTCAAAGGGTATGCACTACAATGCCAAAAGGGCTTATTCTTTGACAACCATGCATGTGTCTTCATTGGTGTCTAAATCATATAGCTAAGGTTATATGCAATGCATTGCGCTTAGGTGTGGCATGTGCATAAAGAGAGAATATACTATCACATCACTAAGTAGTAGATGTACCCAATGAAAAATGGTGATTAAATAGGTCTAAACACCTTGTTAGCATAACTTAAGCACCAAAGCAAAACTAATAATCTTTTCTACCTTATAATTAATAAGCACTTGGGCCATATGGTATAGGAAAGAAAAAGCCACGCTACTAGAGAACTGAGTTTAGAtcccaccccctttagtcttggtttaatttcggcccggaagaaaagggggtgcgccacggtaggctggaatgagacgcacctttactctcggttctttttttgcaactgggactacaagccaccctttagtctcggttaaaacggctagtttcttGGCACCGACGGCAccaccctttacccccggttggatccaccaaccgggacaaaagatccaacctttttgtcccggttggatttaccaaccgggataaccggtttactcccagttggtaattcaaaccgggataaaaggttggagcttttgtctcggttggtgttaccaaccgggagtaaacaccaactgggacaaaagctctaatcttttgtcccggttggatttaccaatcgggataaaatcttatctacaggAGGGACCACTCCtctagcccgagccactccactccataaagacagagaagctcatcctctccatggcgccaaagcaagcctaggggaggtgctgctgaatttttttccctcatttccatggggatttcactcatccaaagtgttgtgaaggttagctacttgaTGCTCCgtttatttattgttgttaagctttgttttatactttagagagggacaaaaatgagtttgtttgttattAAGCaggtagaggat
This sequence is a window from Setaria italica strain Yugu1 chromosome III, Setaria_italica_v2.0, whole genome shotgun sequence. Protein-coding genes within it:
- the LOC101781850 gene encoding probable serine acetyltransferase 5, with the protein product MPAGQPHAHEAAGGGGGGAANHSNHHHLAAHSPPPPPALPAEVVPAYPPPESEDDETWVWTQIKAEARRDADAEPALASFLYATVLSHPSLPRSLSFHLANKLCSSTLLSTLLYDLFLATLTAHPSLRAAIVADLLAARSRDPACVGFSHCLLNYKGFLAIQAHRVAHVLWAQQRRPLALALQSRVADVFAVDIHPAAVIGKGILLDHATGVVIGETAVVGDNVSILHHVTLGGTGKAVGDRHPKIGDGVLIGAGATILGNVKIGAGAKIGAGSVVLIDVLARSTAVGNPARLIGGKKTEGEKDEDMPGESMDHTSFIRQWSDYTI